ttcttcgtcatcatcattataaaatcgcttttctcttcgagtactggaccaattgctttgaaattttcagtggtgaaagtttgatttttttcaagaaggctattacttttatttatttttaaatgttctatgaatcctatgagatctgatatttcattctAAATTTcgctatttttaaatttactcatgggaacactgttttaaaaaataaacttttttcttTGCATTTACCGATGTAGATTTCATTCTCTCATTCGTGAGTTCATATATCACGCATATATCAATAGCTTCTTATATAAATTGTCATCGTAGGTTATCATCAAAAACACCTGTCAAAAATCTGTCTCTAATCAACTCATCTCTGAGATCACCCAATTCGCAAGACTTGGCTTGGTTTTCAAGTCTACAACAATTGTTTGAATAGATTCATCTGTTATCGGAGCTCTCATGTTAAATTGAGGTCTTGTTAGGACTATGTTTACTTGGGTAGGGATATTTCAGCAAATTTTCTTTTCGAGCATTCTGGATCATTACGAGATTCAGCAGGAACGTCACCTTCATTTGGCTCATATTTTGCCGTTGCTCTGCCGTCTTTCCCaatcaaattaatttatatGAAAGCTTTAGCTTTGTCTGTTTAATCACTGTACAGTGCTCTGATAAAATTATCATATTCACGAACATATATTTACCAGTTCCTAGCAACATTACCATAAAAAATCAGAGGATCTGGTCTGTTTAATGACGAATCAGCCTTAAAATAATCACCTTTAAATTGATTTCTTACTGACGCGATTTTTTGAAATCTTTAggaaatttcaaatcaatcccGCTTCTAGCACCATGTTTGTTTGTGGGTAAACAATGAACTGCTCAAGATGCTTGAGTATATTACGGATATAACATAGACATCTTAAATCACATCACCAAGCAGCATGCAGTACACTACAGCAAAAGAGAGAGAGCTCAGCGGTGACACCAAGCGACATAATTAAAGCAttaataatgacgtcataaatatcatCTTACGAATATGCACCAAATCGAAGCATTAGAATTATTGCGCTATATTCACAACAGAAAACTTTCTTCTACATTCAGTCATTCACCAACTACTTTTCTAGACAGAGTGATGTTCACTCATTTGGAACACGATCCTCTGCTGGATTTTCGTTTTATGTGAATCGTTTTTCAACCAATCTtacataaaatttcatttaatttaatgAAGTTAAGTTATGGACTGCACACCCTTATAGTATTTGAATGATAATTCCCATATACTCGCATTGAAAATTCTATAACTTAAATCTTATATTTCTCAATGCTCTGAAGACCCTTCTCAGTAAAGTGTGACACATTGCTTCTGATATAGGTATGCTTCCTGAAACCATCCATGTTTTTCTACTGTACAGCTGTGGCCTTTATTACCTATTCAGTTCAGCTGAACACtatattttctttgtatttaaCTGTTTCAAGCTCGTTGTGTCATATTCTGAAACTTATCACATGATATTTGCAGAATAAACCATAAAGGTGCTGCATTCTATCTCATTTTATTGTGTCAATAACCTTCCTCTCATCACTTTACGATCAAATAAAAAGCGATCATAAAATTTACGATCAAATGAAAAGCACCGATGCTGGGGACTACAGTGTTTCTTGTGTATGGTCatgtgatgttttttttttacttctcaCTTCATGTTAACTTTAATTACATATAttataacaatataatattactGTTATTTGTACAAAACCTAGCTGATGGATTATAGATCCGCGTTAAATaccattgaaaataaaaaattgcaatagtttcattatttagcatcacaaaatttggtttatAATCAACACAAAGACAATAACAGAacggataaaaaaaatatcaagaagAGTACTAACAACAAATACCAATTCAACGAACTTATCCATTGGTGCattttcgtgtccaataataaattCCGCGCTACGACTTCCTTGGATTCATGCTATTTGTTGGTCTCGAAGGCTACTCCACATTTTATTCAATTCGCGAAGAATCCGTTCAGATAATACTAATCGCCCGTGAACGAACGGTCTAGGACGCTGCGTGACTGAAGCGTACAGCATTGAGACACTTCTGGTACAGTGTGATGTTTTTCTGTGACATTTGTTTAAATTGAAGcatacataaaatattttaatggaTTTGACAAGCCAGTGTTGGTGGGCCTTTTTACGTTTGTAAAGTTTTGCGCGAACATGCTTAGCCTCGGAGGAGTTTACATAATTTTCCCTTTCATTCTGAATTTGGtgaaaataattacatttggCATTCAAGAACCGGTAAAGAATAATACTGGgaagaaatattaaatttcccctttctcttcaaatacaaaaacaatttcgatttttcattgcaatTTTCTTTATATGTGTTGTGATGATTAGTGTTTGTTGTTCAATTTTCAACGCACATACtcttttgtttcaaaattatttaacattttGAAACTGAGCTCTTCACTCTTGAAACAGAATCTCAATGTGAAACTAAAAACTTGTAACGACAAATTTTCGGCGAAAATATGAAGCTATTAAAAAGTTTGTATTGaaaatgacataatttttgttttatcataGTTATTGCACAACATCACCTCTTTTGTTACATCAAATTGCCTTAGGCAAACTTTAGCCAAATGTAGTGCTTCGATTTCTCAGGCTAAGGCAAAGTTATCTTTTGAAGTATTCGTTGGTGTAAGTGGGTTGTGTATGATTGATACGAAAATATAGACAAAAGTAGCTTCAGAAAACTTGATTTGAGTGTTCAACTGCAGTAAGGatgctttttatattaaatataagaATAGTTTTGGGGATCTTTTTTATGGAAAACGTGTCGttaatgaatataaattattgtGTAATACACTGTTCGTGGAATACTGTTGAAGGTTAAATAGTTTTTTGATAATACCCGGCGGTTAATTTACCGCTTTGGGCAACCTAGAAAATCCCCAATCTGATACAAAAGTCATTCCTGTACTGACGTAAacattgaatattatattaGCACGATATTGTTTATTTACTTAAACAAGTGAAGAATGCGGGTAGAAATTTAAGAACCTTCATTAACCTTATAATTTAGTTTTAGGTCGAGATTTGTCAAACAATGATGTTGGCCTTTCGTTCGTTCGTTCTTGCTCTATTTATTTTCGAATCAACTTCTGGTGCTGCACAAGGAATATTTCAATGTAAAATGAAGGCAGGATGCAATTTTCCTCAATGCGATCCAATTCCAGGGGCTTTAAATAAATTCGGTTTCAATATCGATGATTATCTACAGGTGCAAGAATTTCCAATCGTTTGTGAAGCAAGAGGTCAACAAAGAAGTAACAATGTTTTACCAGAAATTATAAATGATAATGAGGAAATTGATGTTCTCAAGCAAGGTAAGTAACTAGTGGTTCTCTTCCTGAATAAGATCCAAGCGACATATGTGCCTCAATTGGTTTTACGCTTTGCAGTGAATTATTATCCTACTAAAATAGGGTCAATATTGTAAGCACGTCTACAGTTTAATTCACAAAATTCCATTAACATTCATTACGAGATTGGCGATTACTGGCGGGATCGCACCACGCTCACTCTACTTTAGGTTATTAAGCAGTCGGTGATAAATGCTTAACGTTTTTTTGCTTTTCGTAGAACTGCGACGCGTTGAAAGAACTGTCAAAGAACAAAACGAGCAACTAGTAATATTAAAGTACGAAAATCGTCAAACCAAAGACCGTAAGTTtcataaataattcaaaatatgattttgcgGTTCGAGGCGTGGTGTtgattttaattgttattactaACGAGTATAATTATTATTCTGAACAATGTCTTGAGTTACCACATGGACTTTAAGGTGATTACTATATTATGATCTCAGTAAACTTTCATGTTTCAGCTTTCACAACAGTGacataatgtatatatatatattctatgtTTAATCACGTGGAAGGGGGAGATAtatagataaaaatataaattaaatacaatATCCAATCGCTTCATCTTATCTACTTTTCACTTGGATAATAATATCAAATTGAATCGTCGTCATATATCACAACGTCATTCACAATAAAAACACTAAAATAGCGTTGATTACTCGATTATTTAAAACAGCAGTGAGTATTAACATGGTACAACATTGGGATCAGATATAAACTATTcgatatttcaaacatttttaccAGACATGCATATGAGTACTGAATATAGATAATACCTCGTACAaggttttatttaaaattggaatgaacTTCAACGCTATATACATTTTACCTATAGGTTACAGACATTATCtacaaatttcaaattgaaagaTACTTAATTTTCCGCACAGTTCTGCGGTGTGCATATACATGGAAACAAGCCTTATTATGTAGGCTTGAATAAAACTATCTTTTGTGGAGAtagatttaataataaattgacaagGTCTCTAAGGGCGGACATAACTATGCTAGGATGCAAACAAGTAAGTGAAGCAATCCGTGATCTGAAACTATTCTGGTGAACACTGTTTTTCTGATCTATTTCTGGTCTAAACTTTTTACATTACGCCTTCTAACGGATGccgtaaataaaaaaatcaaattttattttaactagAATCGGATCAAAAAGGCCATGTATTCTCAACctatttgaatattcattttgCAATATATCATTTTGTTACAGTGCTTAGAATTAATAATCAAATCAACAAAAGGCAAGCTGAAGAACTGATTGAACTGAGAACTGAAAACACCAAAACTCAAGAACGTGAGTAATGTGGAATTCAGGTCAATATAAATTTGTGTGTCAAATAAGAAAAAAGACGGTTTTTAAAGCCATGGAAGTGCAAAACACTGTATTCAAACAAGGACATACTTTTGTCATAACCAAAGATATCAGTATCGAAATATATAGCAACATATTATGCTCCACTTCATTGCAGAAATAGTATTATTGAGGGCTTTactaaattttgcaattttaaaaactatttttatataaaatgattgaaatttatttcacagaAATCCAAAAGCAAAAGAAAGAACTTAAAATTATAAAAGACAGCTTACGGGCCCTAATGAAAGGTAATTGTAGGCAGTGACATAaccatttttatcaaaatatacatTATGGTATATACTGGTATTTTCATAAGTCCCCAAAATTTATCAAGTGGAAAACgtcattatttttaatttttaagatTATAGGATT
This is a stretch of genomic DNA from Styela clava chromosome 2, kaStyClav1.hap1.2, whole genome shotgun sequence. It encodes these proteins:
- the LOC120336446 gene encoding uncharacterized protein LOC120336446 isoform X2 gives rise to the protein MMLAFRSFVLALFIFESTSGAAQGIFQCKMKVQEFPIVCEARGQQRSNNVLPEIINDNEEIDVLKQELRRVERTVKEQNEQLVILKYENRQTKDLLRINNQINKRQAEELIELRTENTKTQEQIQKQKKELKIIKDSLRALMKEGATSKPSPVFRVKPTTVAEHEGALRLVDGRNNKEGRVEIFHAGKWGTICDREFEIDEANAVCYTLGFSGAKFALGQAHFGSGAGPIWIAFEHTCSDENTDFYHCHGTFGKQTYLCDHEDDASVVCN
- the LOC120336446 gene encoding uncharacterized protein LOC120336446 isoform X3, giving the protein MMLAFRSFVLALFIFESTSGAAQGIFQCKMKAGCNFPQCDPIPGALNKFGFNIDDYLQVQEFPIVCEARGQQRSNNVLPEIINDNEEIDVLKQVLRINNQINKRQAEELIELRTENTKTQEQIQKQKKELKIIKDSLRALMKEGATSKPSPVFRVKPTTVAEHEGALRLVDGRNNKEGRVEIFHAGKWGTICDREFEIDEANAVCYTLGFSGAKFALGQAHFGSGAGPIWIAFEHTCSDENTDFYHCHGTFGKQTYLCDHEDDASVVCN
- the LOC120336446 gene encoding uncharacterized protein LOC120336446 isoform X1, yielding MMLAFRSFVLALFIFESTSGAAQGIFQCKMKAGCNFPQCDPIPGALNKFGFNIDDYLQVQEFPIVCEARGQQRSNNVLPEIINDNEEIDVLKQELRRVERTVKEQNEQLVILKYENRQTKDLLRINNQINKRQAEELIELRTENTKTQEQIQKQKKELKIIKDSLRALMKEGATSKPSPVFRVKPTTVAEHEGALRLVDGRNNKEGRVEIFHAGKWGTICDREFEIDEANAVCYTLGFSGAKFALGQAHFGSGAGPIWIAFEHTCSDENTDFYHCHGTFGKQTYLCDHEDDASVVCN